Proteins encoded within one genomic window of Bradyrhizobium sp. AZCC 1719:
- a CDS encoding ABC transporter ATP-binding protein: MSVTLEHVTRTVDGMATIRDVSLTLERGTLSVLLGPTLSGKTSIMRLLAGLDKPSTGRVLVDGNDVTGADVRQRSVAMVYQQFINYPSLTVYENIASPLRVQGRPREEIDRRVQEAAKLLRLEPYLKRTPLQLSGGQQQRTAIARALVKGADLVLLDEPLANLDYKLREELRTELPRIFEASGAIFVYATTEPSEALLLGGNTVCMWEGQVLQAGNTSQVYRRPDTLRVAQVFSDPPLNIVDMEKRNGQVAYAGGIQAPAIGLYAQLSDGPYRVGFRAHQLEVANGIAGRHAFHATVTVTEITGSESFVHLNRDASNWVAVLPGVHEYEPGQTLNAVLDPDNVFVFDAADRLVAAPAIAFSSEMRGGSLANASTNKSM, from the coding sequence ATGAGCGTCACGCTCGAACATGTCACGCGAACCGTGGATGGCATGGCGACCATTCGCGATGTCTCGCTGACGCTCGAGCGCGGCACGCTGAGCGTGCTGCTCGGGCCGACGTTGTCGGGCAAGACCTCGATCATGCGGCTGCTCGCCGGTCTCGACAAGCCGTCAACCGGTCGCGTGCTGGTGGACGGCAACGACGTCACTGGCGCCGATGTGCGGCAGCGCTCGGTTGCGATGGTCTATCAGCAGTTCATCAATTATCCCTCGCTGACGGTGTACGAGAACATCGCCTCGCCCTTGCGGGTGCAGGGCAGGCCCCGCGAGGAGATTGACCGGCGCGTGCAGGAGGCCGCGAAACTCTTGCGGCTCGAGCCCTATCTGAAGCGCACGCCGCTGCAGCTTTCCGGCGGCCAGCAGCAGCGCACCGCGATCGCGCGTGCGCTGGTCAAGGGCGCCGACCTCGTGCTGCTCGATGAGCCACTCGCCAATCTCGATTACAAGCTCCGCGAGGAGCTGCGCACCGAACTGCCGCGTATCTTCGAGGCGTCGGGTGCGATCTTCGTCTATGCCACCACTGAGCCCTCGGAGGCGCTGCTGCTCGGCGGCAACACGGTGTGCATGTGGGAAGGCCAGGTGCTTCAGGCCGGCAATACATCGCAAGTTTATCGCCGTCCCGATACGCTGCGCGTCGCGCAGGTATTCTCAGATCCGCCGCTCAACATCGTCGATATGGAGAAGAGGAACGGGCAGGTCGCATATGCCGGCGGCATCCAGGCGCCGGCCATCGGGCTCTATGCGCAGCTTTCCGACGGCCCCTACCGCGTCGGCTTCCGCGCCCACCAGCTCGAAGTGGCCAACGGCATCGCCGGCCGCCACGCGTTTCACGCTACCGTCACCGTGACCGAGATCACCGGCTCGGAAAGCTTCGTGCATCTCAACCGCGACGCTTCCAACTGGGTTGCGGTGCTGCCGGGCGTGCATGAATATGAGCCCGGCCAGACGCTCAATGCCGTGCTCGATCCCGACAATGTCTTCGTGTTCGATGCCGCCGATCGCCTGGTCGCAGCGCCAGCCATCGCGTTTTCAAGCGAAATGCGTGGCGGTTCGCTTGCCAACGCTTCAACAAATAAGAGCATGTGA
- a CDS encoding DUF2160 domain-containing protein → MENIAWMAWTLPTAIFFVMLALTLGVMTWLGIAYPEAERVGILRIPTTRGDRLFISLVLAAVIHLLWIAFVGTDPLLTLPIGEGVEISSLWLATLISLVSAVAVFRTV, encoded by the coding sequence ATGGAAAACATCGCATGGATGGCCTGGACGCTGCCGACCGCGATCTTCTTCGTGATGCTGGCGCTGACGCTCGGCGTGATGACATGGCTTGGGATCGCTTATCCCGAAGCCGAGCGCGTCGGCATCCTGCGCATTCCGACCACGCGCGGCGACCGGCTGTTCATTTCGCTGGTGCTTGCCGCCGTCATCCATTTGTTGTGGATCGCCTTTGTCGGCACCGATCCGCTTCTGACGCTGCCGATCGGGGAGGGCGTTGAGATTTCGAGCCTGTGGCTCGCAACCCTGATTTCGCTCGTCTCGGCCGTTGCGGTCTTTCGCACGGTCTGA
- a CDS encoding DeoR/GlpR family DNA-binding transcription regulator: MAGLSHRQTEILNIARAFGRVMVEDLAKRFEVSAQTIRKDLNDLCDQRSLTRIHGGAIIASGVENLAYEARRFVAAEEKRAIGVAAASRIPNGCSLFINIGTTTEEVASALTSHEDLLVITNNLNVAMLLYRHPRIEVIVAGGAVRRADGAVIGSTAISLIGQFKVDYAIIGASAIDEEGALLDFDYREVQAAQAIIANARSVMLVADSTKLRRSAPVRIAHLSQIQTFVTDAPLPAGLASICSHRGIEVVQAMEKPAMDIDDSSGEPASTVVRLK; the protein is encoded by the coding sequence GTGGCCGGATTATCCCATCGCCAGACCGAAATCCTCAACATCGCCCGCGCCTTTGGCCGGGTGATGGTGGAAGACCTCGCCAAGCGGTTCGAGGTTTCGGCGCAGACTATCCGAAAAGACCTCAACGACCTCTGCGACCAGCGCTCGCTGACGCGCATCCATGGCGGCGCCATTATCGCTTCCGGCGTGGAGAACCTCGCCTATGAGGCGCGGCGCTTCGTGGCGGCAGAGGAAAAGCGGGCGATCGGCGTGGCCGCTGCATCGCGGATTCCGAACGGCTGCTCGCTGTTCATCAACATCGGCACCACGACGGAAGAAGTCGCGAGCGCGCTGACCTCGCATGAGGATTTGCTGGTGATCACCAACAACCTCAACGTCGCGATGCTCTTGTATCGGCATCCGCGCATCGAGGTGATCGTGGCGGGCGGCGCGGTGCGTCGCGCTGATGGCGCGGTGATCGGCTCGACCGCGATCAGCCTGATCGGCCAGTTCAAGGTCGACTACGCCATCATCGGGGCTTCCGCGATCGACGAGGAGGGCGCGCTCTTGGACTTCGACTATCGCGAAGTGCAGGCCGCGCAAGCGATCATCGCCAACGCCCGCAGCGTCATGCTGGTCGCGGACTCCACAAAACTACGCCGCAGCGCGCCGGTGCGCATCGCCCATCTCAGCCAGATCCAGACCTTTGTGACTGACGCGCCGTTGCCGGCGGGTCTTGCCAGTATCTGCAGCCACCGCGGCATCGAGGTGGTCCAGGCGATGGAGAAGCCGGCGATGGATATCGACGATTCCAGCGGCGAGCCGGCTTCGACCGTTGTGCGGCTGAAGTAG
- a CDS encoding nuclear transport factor 2 family protein — protein MKIDRRQLALPVLALGLMSVVPAFAGADEDAIAKNVEAFRAAQAAGNAEGIAPLCAEELSYSHSSGAVDDKAALLAGVKNAKYKWTSLEYKNPTIRVVGPAAIVRFNFVGEQEFTDGKKTPQNLHILMNWQKQGSDWKLLSRSATKL, from the coding sequence ATGAAGATCGATCGCCGTCAGCTCGCCTTGCCTGTACTCGCACTGGGTCTCATGAGCGTGGTTCCCGCTTTTGCCGGCGCGGACGAGGATGCCATCGCGAAGAACGTCGAAGCCTTCCGTGCAGCGCAGGCGGCCGGAAATGCCGAGGGGATCGCCCCGCTCTGCGCGGAAGAACTCAGCTACAGCCACTCCAGCGGAGCTGTCGACGACAAGGCGGCGCTGCTGGCGGGCGTCAAGAATGCGAAATACAAATGGACCTCGCTTGAATACAAGAACCCCACCATCCGCGTCGTCGGCCCGGCGGCCATCGTGCGCTTCAACTTCGTCGGCGAGCAGGAGTTCACCGACGGCAAGAAGACGCCGCAGAACCTGCACATCCTGATGAACTGGCAGAAACAGGGCTCGGACTGGAAGCTGCTGTCGCGGTCGGCCACCAAGCTCTGA
- a CDS encoding carbohydrate ABC transporter permease — protein sequence MDKIVNQKAWFLVLPVFAVVAFSAILPLMTVVNYSMQDTFGNNQFFWNGVGWFKELLDPSTDLGGRFLASLGRNLLFSAIILAIEVPLGIVVALSMPREGWTVAVCLVILALPLLIPWNVVGTIWQIFGRPDIGLLGYTLNSLGFDYNYVSNEFDAWATVIVMDVWHWTSLVALLCYAGLKSIPDAYYQAAQIDGASRWAVFKAIQLPKMNRVLLIAVLLRFMDSFMIYTEPFVVTGGGPGNSTTFVSIELVKIALGQFDLGKAAALSLVYNLIILIVCWVFYTVMTNAGAERPEKKGAA from the coding sequence ATGGACAAGATCGTCAACCAAAAAGCCTGGTTTCTGGTGCTGCCGGTATTCGCGGTGGTCGCGTTCTCCGCGATTCTGCCGTTGATGACGGTCGTGAACTATTCGATGCAGGACACGTTCGGTAACAACCAGTTCTTCTGGAATGGTGTTGGCTGGTTCAAGGAGTTGCTCGATCCCTCGACCGATCTCGGCGGACGCTTCCTGGCCTCGCTCGGCCGCAATCTGTTGTTCTCGGCCATCATCCTGGCGATCGAGGTGCCGCTCGGCATCGTGGTGGCGCTGTCGATGCCGCGCGAGGGATGGACCGTCGCCGTATGTCTTGTGATCCTCGCTTTGCCGCTGCTGATTCCGTGGAACGTGGTCGGCACGATCTGGCAGATTTTCGGACGGCCCGATATCGGCCTGCTCGGCTATACGCTCAACAGCCTCGGCTTCGACTACAATTACGTCTCCAACGAGTTCGATGCCTGGGCGACCGTCATCGTCATGGACGTGTGGCACTGGACCAGCCTCGTCGCCCTGCTGTGCTATGCGGGGCTGAAGTCGATCCCGGACGCGTATTACCAGGCGGCACAGATCGACGGCGCCTCACGCTGGGCGGTGTTCAAGGCGATCCAATTGCCGAAGATGAACCGCGTGCTGCTGATCGCCGTGCTGCTGCGCTTCATGGATAGCTTTATGATCTACACCGAGCCGTTCGTCGTGACCGGCGGCGGTCCGGGCAACTCGACCACCTTCGTTTCGATCGAACTGGTCAAGATCGCGCTCGGGCAATTCGACCTCGGCAAGGCTGCCGCTCTCTCGCTCGTCTACAATTTGATCATCCTGATCGTGTGCTGGGTGTTCTACACCGTCATGACCAATGCCGGGGCCGAGCGTCCCGAGAAGAAGGGAGCCGCGTGA
- a CDS encoding ABC transporter ATP-binding protein, whose product MARIDLVDLAHSYGGNDAAPESFALKPVTMTWRQGGAYALLGPSGCGKTTLLNLISGIVTPSRGKILFDGADITPLSTQKRNIAQVFQFPVIYDTMTVGQNLAFPLQNRGVPKAEVEARVRQIADLLDLTFHLDRKATRLTADAKQKISLGRGLVRSDVAAVLFDEPLTVIDPELKWQLRSKLKALHRELDLTMIYVTHDQTEALTFADTVVVMHDGRVVQSGTPAELFDKPAHTFVGYFIGSPGMNIVPAAVSGHEARIDGHIIGLHRNYGVLPAGAKIEIGVRPEFVNIAAPASGLLSATIERIDDLGRARFARVRIGDAKFAARVPPGFSVPDNMVGLVFDPAHVHVYADSRLVEGVA is encoded by the coding sequence ATGGCACGCATTGACCTCGTCGATCTCGCGCATTCCTACGGCGGCAATGACGCTGCGCCCGAATCCTTTGCATTGAAGCCGGTGACGATGACCTGGCGGCAGGGCGGGGCGTACGCGCTGCTTGGCCCCTCCGGCTGCGGCAAGACCACGCTGCTCAATCTGATCTCCGGCATCGTCACGCCCTCGCGCGGAAAAATCCTGTTCGACGGTGCCGATATCACACCGCTGTCAACCCAGAAGCGCAATATCGCGCAGGTGTTCCAGTTTCCGGTGATCTACGACACCATGACGGTCGGGCAGAACCTCGCATTCCCGCTGCAGAACCGCGGCGTGCCGAAGGCCGAGGTCGAGGCGCGGGTGAGGCAGATCGCCGATCTCCTCGATCTGACGTTCCATCTCGACCGCAAGGCCACGCGCCTGACCGCGGACGCCAAGCAGAAGATTTCGCTCGGCCGCGGCCTGGTCCGTTCCGACGTTGCCGCGGTGCTGTTCGATGAGCCGCTGACGGTGATCGACCCTGAATTGAAGTGGCAGTTGCGCTCAAAGCTGAAGGCGCTGCATCGCGAGCTCGATCTCACGATGATCTACGTCACCCACGACCAGACCGAGGCGCTGACCTTTGCCGACACGGTCGTCGTCATGCATGACGGCCGCGTCGTGCAGAGCGGCACGCCGGCCGAACTGTTCGACAAGCCCGCGCATACATTCGTGGGTTACTTCATCGGCTCACCCGGCATGAACATCGTGCCGGCTGCCGTGAGCGGGCACGAGGCACGCATCGACGGCCACATCATCGGCCTGCATCGAAACTACGGCGTGCTGCCGGCGGGTGCGAAGATCGAAATCGGCGTGCGGCCGGAATTCGTCAATATCGCCGCTCCCGCGTCCGGCCTGCTATCGGCCACGATCGAACGGATCGACGATCTCGGTCGCGCCCGCTTCGCCCGCGTTCGCATCGGCGACGCCAAGTTTGCCGCGCGCGTGCCGCCCGGATTCTCCGTGCCCGACAACATGGTCGGGCTGGTGTTCGATCCCGCTCATGTTCACGTCTATGCCGACAGCCGTCTGGTCGAGGGGGTTGCCTGA
- a CDS encoding LysR family transcriptional regulator — protein sequence MSYRLPPLNGLRAFEAAGRHLSFKLAAQELSVTPGAVSQQIKHLEQILGVPLFQRMPRGLTLTGHGEAMLPTISDAFERMSAAADAVARTLPTKALRLGVSPNLTDDPHGLLAKLANAGQAPDYVLITSTDDVANLLSGALDAILRPGPGPYPGMHAEVLNLHQAFSPHAQAFLVVWPGLAKCREFLKTRSLLGSLG from the coding sequence GTGAGCTACAGACTGCCTCCGCTCAACGGACTGCGAGCCTTCGAGGCTGCCGGTCGTCATCTCAGCTTCAAACTGGCTGCGCAGGAGCTTTCGGTAACGCCGGGCGCTGTCAGCCAGCAGATCAAGCATCTGGAACAGATCCTGGGAGTTCCGCTGTTTCAGCGCATGCCGCGCGGCCTCACCCTCACCGGCCATGGCGAGGCCATGCTGCCCACCATCAGCGATGCCTTCGAGCGCATGTCAGCGGCTGCGGATGCTGTCGCGCGCACATTGCCGACAAAGGCGTTGCGGCTTGGTGTCTCTCCGAACTTGACGGACGACCCGCACGGCCTGTTGGCGAAACTTGCGAACGCAGGTCAGGCGCCGGACTATGTTCTGATAACCTCGACCGATGATGTCGCTAACCTGTTGAGTGGCGCGCTGGATGCGATTCTGCGTCCCGGACCGGGCCCATACCCGGGAATGCATGCGGAGGTGCTGAACCTGCACCAGGCATTCTCACCCCATGCGCAGGCCTTTCTTGTCGTTTGGCCTGGCCTCGCCAAGTGTCGGGAGTTCCTGAAAACGAGATCGCTGCTCGGCTCGCTCGGATAA
- a CDS encoding carbohydrate ABC transporter permease, translating into MHSIPGRRLIISLFLIFLLLPIYWLVNMSFKTNAEIVTTMTLWPHQPTLENYRRIFTDESWYSGYINSLTYVIINTVISIAVALPAAYGFSRYRFLGDKHLFFWLLSNRMAPAAVFALPFFNLYSAINLFDTPWAVALAHCIFNVPLAVWILEGFVSGVPREIDETAFLDGYSFPRFFVKILVPLIASGIGVAAFFCFMFSWVELLLARTLTSVNAKPISAIMTRTVSAAGMDWGLLAAAGVLTIIPGALVIWFVRNYIARGFALGRV; encoded by the coding sequence ATGCACTCGATTCCCGGTCGCCGCCTCATCATCTCGCTGTTTCTGATTTTCCTGCTGTTGCCGATCTACTGGCTCGTCAACATGAGCTTCAAGACCAATGCCGAGATCGTCACCACGATGACGCTTTGGCCGCACCAGCCGACGCTGGAAAACTACAGGCGCATCTTCACCGATGAGAGCTGGTATTCCGGCTACATCAACTCTCTGACATACGTGATCATCAACACGGTAATCTCGATCGCGGTGGCGCTGCCGGCTGCCTACGGCTTCTCGCGCTATCGCTTTCTCGGCGACAAGCATCTGTTCTTCTGGCTGTTGTCGAACCGCATGGCGCCGGCCGCGGTGTTCGCGCTGCCGTTCTTCAATCTCTACTCGGCGATCAACCTGTTCGATACGCCATGGGCGGTCGCGCTGGCGCACTGCATCTTCAATGTGCCGCTCGCGGTCTGGATTCTCGAAGGCTTCGTCTCGGGCGTGCCGCGCGAGATCGACGAGACCGCATTCCTCGACGGCTATTCGTTCCCGCGCTTCTTCGTCAAGATCCTGGTGCCGCTGATCGCGAGCGGCATCGGCGTCGCCGCGTTCTTCTGCTTCATGTTCTCCTGGGTCGAATTGCTGCTGGCGCGTACCTTGACATCGGTCAACGCCAAGCCGATCTCCGCGATCATGACCCGCACGGTCTCTGCCGCGGGCATGGATTGGGGGCTACTGGCCGCCGCCGGCGTGCTCACCATCATCCCCGGTGCCTTGGTGATCTGGTTCGTCCGCAACTACATCGCGCGCGGTTTTGCGCTGGGCAGGGTGTAG
- the glpD gene encoding glycerol-3-phosphate dehydrogenase — MDRIFDLAIIGGGINGCGIARDAAGRGNSVFLCEMNDLASGTSSWSTKLVHGGLRYLEYYEFRLVREALIEREILWQIAPHIIRPLRFVLPHHAGLRPAWLLRLGLFLYDHIGGRHLLPPTRSVDLVHDEVGKPLIANRYRKGFEYSDCFVDDARLVVLTARDAADRGAEIHTRSRAVEIRQVDGIWHVTVEKAISGERTTIQARALVNAGGPWVEQVLSAGSGVNARAKVRLVQGSHIVVRKLYEHDRAYIFQNADGRIIFVIPYQDDFTLIGTTDRDYDGDPAKVKASPEEIQYLCASASEYLKKPVLPTDVVWTYSGVRPLYDDGASEAKAATRDYVFELDTPGGAPLLSIYGGKITTYRRLAEEALERLAPHLRSDKAKEGWTGKAPLPGGDMDVSAVAALTAELMRKYPFLNPAHANRLAHAYGTRATKLLGNAKSLADLGQAFGATLTESEVRYLISTEWACSAEDVVWRRSKLGLRLSADEIAVLDEWIKANSASGERALREAGGRT; from the coding sequence TTGGATCGGATATTCGACCTCGCCATTATCGGAGGCGGCATCAACGGCTGCGGCATCGCGCGCGACGCGGCGGGCCGGGGCAATTCCGTTTTCCTTTGTGAAATGAATGACTTGGCGAGTGGAACGTCGTCATGGTCGACTAAACTCGTGCACGGCGGGCTGCGCTATCTCGAATATTACGAGTTCCGCCTGGTCCGCGAGGCGCTGATCGAGCGCGAAATCCTTTGGCAGATCGCGCCTCACATTATCAGACCTTTGCGTTTCGTTTTGCCGCACCACGCTGGCTTGCGGCCGGCCTGGCTGCTCAGGTTAGGGTTGTTCCTGTACGACCACATCGGCGGCCGTCATCTTCTGCCGCCGACGCGCTCGGTCGATCTCGTCCATGACGAGGTGGGCAAACCCTTGATCGCCAACCGCTACAGAAAAGGCTTCGAATATTCCGACTGCTTCGTCGATGACGCACGCCTGGTGGTGCTAACGGCGCGGGATGCTGCCGATCGCGGCGCCGAAATTCACACCCGTTCGCGCGCGGTCGAGATACGGCAGGTGGACGGCATCTGGCACGTCACCGTCGAGAAAGCCATCAGCGGCGAGCGCACTACCATCCAGGCGCGCGCGCTGGTCAATGCCGGCGGCCCGTGGGTCGAGCAGGTGCTGTCGGCGGGCTCGGGTGTCAACGCGCGCGCAAAGGTGCGGCTGGTGCAGGGCTCCCACATCGTGGTGCGCAAGCTCTATGAGCACGACCGCGCCTACATCTTCCAGAATGCCGACGGCCGCATCATCTTCGTCATCCCCTACCAGGACGACTTTACGCTGATCGGCACCACCGATCGCGACTACGACGGTGACCCGGCCAAGGTGAAAGCCAGTCCTGAGGAGATTCAATATCTCTGCGCCTCCGCCAGCGAGTACCTGAAAAAGCCGGTGCTGCCCACCGACGTCGTGTGGACTTATTCCGGCGTCCGCCCGCTCTATGATGACGGCGCCAGCGAGGCCAAGGCCGCGACCCGCGATTATGTGTTCGAACTCGATACGCCCGGCGGTGCGCCGCTGCTATCGATCTATGGTGGTAAGATCACGACCTATCGGCGCCTCGCCGAAGAGGCGCTGGAGCGGCTCGCGCCCCACTTGCGCAGCGACAAAGCGAAAGAAGGCTGGACCGGCAAAGCGCCGCTGCCCGGCGGCGACATGGATGTTTCGGCGGTCGCTGCGCTGACGGCGGAACTGATGCGGAAGTATCCGTTCCTTAACCCGGCGCATGCCAACCGGCTCGCGCATGCCTATGGCACGCGTGCGACAAAATTGCTCGGCAATGCGAAATCATTGGCCGATCTAGGCCAGGCGTTTGGCGCTACCTTGACCGAAAGCGAGGTCCGGTACCTGATTTCGACCGAGTGGGCTTGCAGCGCCGAAGACGTGGTGTGGCGAAGGTCTAAACTCGGCTTGCGACTGTCGGCCGATGAAATCGCCGTGCTTGACGAATGGATCAAGGCCAACAGCGCCTCCGGTGAACGTGCCTTGCGCGAAGCGGGAGGGCGGACATGA
- a CDS encoding RidA family protein, whose amino-acid sequence MHIRRINAETVTVPTTGYSQALEVSGHTRLLFVSGQIPLGIDGNVPEGFEAQCRLAWRNVEAQLKAAGMTLDNLVMHRTYLADRRYAILNRSVRNEVLGGRETALTVVIAGIFDEAWLLEVEAVAAG is encoded by the coding sequence ATGCACATCCGACGCATCAATGCCGAAACAGTAACCGTGCCGACGACTGGCTACAGCCAGGCGCTGGAGGTTAGCGGTCACACCCGTCTGCTTTTTGTAAGTGGCCAGATCCCGCTCGGCATCGATGGCAATGTGCCTGAGGGCTTTGAAGCGCAGTGCAGGCTCGCCTGGCGAAACGTCGAGGCTCAGCTCAAGGCAGCCGGCATGACCCTCGACAATCTGGTCATGCACCGTACCTACCTTGCCGACCGGCGCTACGCCATTCTCAATCGCTCCGTGCGAAACGAGGTACTTGGTGGACGGGAAACAGCGCTGACGGTGGTTATCGCTGGAATCTTCGACGAGGCGTGGCTTCTCGAAGTCGAGGCCGTGGCTGCGGGCTGA